From Dryobates pubescens isolate bDryPub1 chromosome 22, bDryPub1.pri, whole genome shotgun sequence, the proteins below share one genomic window:
- the LOC104304445 gene encoding LOW QUALITY PROTEIN: olfactory receptor 1509 (The sequence of the model RefSeq protein was modified relative to this genomic sequence to represent the inferred CDS: substituted 1 base at 1 genomic stop codon) produces the protein MMALGNFSRVTEFILLGFSDRKELQVLFFTTFLLAYVLVLLSNILIIVTVWTDPKLSSPMYFLLCNLSFIDICCTSVISPRMMVGLLTQRKTIVFEACIAQLFFLHFTGASEMFLLTVMAYDRYAAICKPLHYTTIMSRRMCWALVSACWAGGFLHSLVHTLLTVQLPFCGPNTIDSYFCDVPLVIQLACTDISGSELLIASNSGLISLVCFLVLVTSYIFILVTVRVRFNEGYWKVISTCGSHLVVVTLLFVPCILMYLHPSSAFSTNRHICMSYTIFSPMMNPLIYTMRNKEVKASMCKLWKRCRGSXGKLGLQQTCSHFSTD, from the coding sequence ATGATGGCACTGGGAAACTTCTCCAGGGTGACTGAATTCATCCTCCTGGGGTTTTCTGATAGAAAGGAGCTGCAAGTCCTCTTCTTCACCACCTTCTTGCTGGCCTATGTCCTGGTTCTGCTGAGTAACATTCTCatcattgtgacagtctggacTGACCCCAAGCTGTCCTCACCAATGTACTTTCTCCTCTGCAATTTGTCTTTCATAGACATCTGCTGCACCTCTGTCATCTCTCCCAGGATGATGGTGGGCCTGCTCACCCAGAGGAAGACCATTGTGTTTGAAGCCTGCATAGCCCAGCTGTTCTTCCTGCATTTCACTGGAGCATCGGAGATGTTCCTCCTGACCGTGATGGCCTATGACCGCTACGCTGCCATCTGCAAGCCCCTGCACTACACAACCATCATGAGCAGGAGGATGTGCTGGGCCCTGGTGTCTgcttgctgggcaggaggcttccTCCACTCCCTTGTCCATACACTGCTCACAGTCCAGCTGCCCTTCTGTGGCCCTAACACGATCGACAGCTACTTCTGTGACGTGCCTCTGGTCATTCAGCTGGCCTGCACAGACATctctggctctgagctgctcatTGCTTCCAACAGTGGCTTAATATCCCTGGTGTGCTTCCTGGTGCTGGTCACATCTTACATCTTCATCCTGGTCACAGTCAGGGTTCGCTTCAATGAGGGATACTGGAAGGTGATCTCCACCTGTGGTTCACACTTGGTGGTGGTCACCCTCCTCTTTGTACCCTGCATCCTCATGTATCTCCACccctcttctgccttctccaCCAACAGGCACATCTGTATGTCCTACACTATCTTCTCCCCAATGATGAACCCCCTCATCTATACCATGAGGAATAAGGAGGTGAAGGCATCCATGTGCAAGCTGTGGAAGCGCTGCAGAGGCTCCTGAGGCAAGCTGGGTCTGCAGCAAACCTGCAGTCATTTTTCTACAGACTAA
- the LOC104304446 gene encoding olfactory receptor 4S2, with amino-acid sequence MNMANISSVKEFILLGLSVSQGVQKMCFAMFLFFYLMIVAGNLLIVSTVVSSQRLNSPLYFFLGYLSFIDICYSSVTAPKMIADLLAENKTISFVGCIAQLFGVHFFGCTEIFLLTVMAYDRYVAICRPLHYTTLMTRRVCGRLVVGSWVGGFLHSLAQTLLTTRLPFCGPNKIDHYFCDVHPLLQLACTDTYAVGVVVVANSGMITLTCFLILVTSYAVILASLRSQTSEGWHKALSTCGSHITVVVLFFGPCTFIYIRPSSNLSEDKSVAVFYTIITPMLNPLIYTLRNEEVKSAMRKLWCREVGSEHKKV; translated from the coding sequence ATGAACATGGCCAACATCAGCAGTGTGAAGGAGTTCATTCTTCTGGGCCTCTCCGTGAGCCAAGGGGTGCAGAAAATGTGTTTTGCGATGTTTCTGTTCTTCTACCTGATGATTGTGGCAGGAAACCTGCTGATTGTGAGCACTGTAGTGAGCAGCCAGCGCCTGAACTCCCCCCTGTATTTCTTCCTGGGCTACCTGTCCTTCATAGATATCTGCTACTCTTCCGTCACAGCCCCCAAGATGATCGCCGACCTCCTcgctgaaaacaaaaccatctcCTTCGTGGGCTGCATAGCACAGCTCTTTGGGGTGCATTTCTTTGGCTGCACAGAGATCTTCCTCCTCACGGTGATGGCCTACGACCGCTACGTGGCCATCTGCAGGCCCCTGCACTACACCACCCTCATGACCAGGCGCGTGTGCGGCCGGCTGGTGGTCGGCTCGTGGGTAGGAGGCTTCCTGCACTCCCTAGCTCAGACTCTGCTGACCACTCGGCTCCCCTTCTGTGGCCCTAACAAAATCGACCACTACTTCTGCGACGTccaccccctgctgcagctggcctgcACCGACACCTACGCCGTGGGCGTCGTGGTGGTGGCCAACAGCGGGATGATCACTCTGACTTGTTTCCTCATCCTGGTCACGTCCTACGCGGTCATCCTGGCTTCCTTGAGAAGTCAAACCTCTGAAGGGTGGCACAAGGCCCTCTCCACCTGTGGGTCCCACATCACCGTGGTGGTCCTGTTCTTTGGGCCGTGCACCTTCATCTACATCCGTCCCTCCAGCAATCTGTCGGAGGACAAGAGCGTGGCAGTGTTCTACACCATCATCACCCCCATGCTGAACCCGCTCATCTACACGCTGAGAAACGAGGAGGTGAAGAGTGCCATGAGAAAGCTCTGGTGCAGAGAAGTGGGAAGTGAGCACAAAAAGGTGTAG